Below is a window of Streptomyces sp. ITFR-16 DNA.
GCTGACCGCCGCCGAGGAGCTCGTCCGCACCAAGTTCGCCACCCAGGCGTGGACGGCCCGGGTTCCGTAGGGCGCCCTACGGCGTCAGGACGACGCGGCGGCCCGGGGCGACCGGGGTGTTCCAGGCCCGCTCGACCTGGTCGAGCGGCATCGGCAGGACATCCGCGGCCAGCGCGCCTGAGGCGACCTCCTCGGCGAGGGAGGGCAGTTCGGCAAGGATGCCGGCGGTCGTGACGGAGCCCTGGCCGCTGCCCAGGATGTTCAGGTTTCCCGCGCGCAGCAGGAACGACGGCAGAGTGATGTCCTGGCCGGCCATGGAGCCGATCTGCACCCAGGCGAGCGCCTTGGAGCGGCCGGTCCGGGCGGTGAGCAGCGCGGTCATGGCCAGGACGGCGGGCGGCCCCCACAGATAGTCCAGGACGACATCCACGTCGGCGGCGGCGCGGCCGAGCCGGTCGGCCACCTCCTTGTCGTCGCCGTCGAGCGCGACCACCTCGTCCGCCCCCAGGCTCTCGGCCAGGGCGAGCCGCTCCGGGTCCCGGCCCGCACCGATGACGCGGGCGGCTCCCAGGTGCCGGGCGATGCGGACGGCGAGCTGTCCGGCGTTGCCGGTGGCGCCCATGACCAGGACGGAGCCGCCGGGCCGGAAGGAGACACGCCGGCGCAGTGCGACCCAGGAGGACATCCCGGGGTTCATCGCGGCGGCGACGGCGGCGGGGTCGGTGCCGGGCGGCAGGGTGATGGCGCGGCGGCGGTCGACGACGGCCCGCTCCGCCATGGTGCCCGGCGCGGAGTCGGCGGCGACGAAGTAGAGGAGTCCCCCGTCGGGGGTGCGGCCGACCGCGTCGATGCCGGGCACCATCGGCAGGGTGCCGTCGGAGGTGTAGTGGCTCCCGTCGGCGGCGGAGCGCACCCGGGGGTGCAGACCGGCCGCCAGGACATCGACCAGGATCTCGTGCTCACCGGTCGCGACGGGCTCGGGCACGGTGTCGTACCGGGGCGGGGCACTGAAGGAGTGGACGACTGCGGCGTGCATGGGGGTCTCCTGTCCGGGCCCGGGGCGATGACGGCCGGGCGCGCGAAGGTGTGGCTGCCGCCACCCCGGAAGAGGTTTGCGGCACGTACTACTTCCTGGTTCCGAAAGTAGTTTGCGGCGCGTACCAAGTCAACTAAGCTGGCCCCATGACGACCGAATCCACCCCGGCGGGCCTCACCGGCGGCCACCCCCTCGACACGGTGGACGCGCTGGTGCAGCTGTCCTTCCTGACCCAGCGCGTCCTGACCGCCGTCGGCGGCGAGCACGATCTGTCGGTCGTCCAGATCCGGCTGCTCGGCATCCTGCGCGACCGGCAGGCGGGCATGCTCGAACTGGGCCGCCACCTCGGCCTGGACAAGTCCTCCATGACCGGCCTCGTCGCCCGCGCCGAGAAGCGCGGCCTGGTGCGGCGCTCGCCGTCCCCGCACGACGGCCGCGCGGTCCTGGTCTCGCTCACGCCGCTCGGCGCCGAGCTGACCGCCCGGTGCGCCGACGAGATCGGCCGCCGGGTCACCGAGCTGACCGCGCCCCTGACCGACGACGAGCGGGCGGCGCTGACCCGCCTCGCCGGTACGGTCGTGAGCGGCCGCCCGCCGGAGCCCGCGGGCTGCACCGGCTAGCCGGCCGACGGTTCCAGATCCCCGGCCGCCTCGGCAAGCGCGTCGAGCAGGGCCCGTACGGCGGGCGGGACCCGCATCGACTCCCGGACCGCCGCGCAGATCGACCGCACCGGCTCGGGCCCCCGCACCTCGCGCACGACGACGCCCGGCGGCACCCCGCGCAGCCCGAGCCGCGGGATCAGTGCCACACCGAGCCCGGCGGCCACGAAGCCCAGCGCCGTGGCGTAGTCGCCGCTCTCCACGACGAACCCGGGACTGAAGCCCGCCGCCGCGCATGCGTCGAGGACCAGCGCCAGACAGGGGTCCGAGGCGCGCTCGCTGCCCACCCAGGGCTCGTCGGCCAGATCCCCGAGGGAGAGCACGGACCGGCCGGCGAGCGGATGTCCGGCGGGCAGCGCCACCCGGTACGGGTCGTCGAGCAGCGGCAGCAGGGTCAGACCGGCCGGCTCCCCGTCCGGTGGCCGCACCACGACCGCCACGTCGGCCCGGCCGTGGCGGACCTCGGGCAGCGGGTCGTCGGGGTCGATCAGCCTGAGGTCGAACCGGACACCAGGGTGGCTCGCACGCAGCCGGGCCAGGGCGGGGGCCATCAGCGGGGCGCCCGCCGTGCCGAAGTACCGCACGGCCACCCGCCCGGTGCGCCCCTCGCGCAGATCGGCGAGCGCCGTCTCCGCCTCGGCGACGGTCCGGCCGAGGGCGGCCGCGTAGCCGCTGAGCAGGCGGCCGGCCTCGGTGGGGCGCACGCCGCGCCCGGCCCGCTCCAGCAGCGGGACGGCCGCCTCCCGCTCCAGCGCCGCCACCTGCTGACTGATCGCGGAGGGGGTGTACCCGAGGTTGGCCGCCGCCGCGGTGACCGAGCCGCTGGTGACCACCGCGCGCAGGATCTGCATACGCCTCATGTCGAGCATGCAGCAGAGGTTAACAGTAGGTATAGATCATTTCA
It encodes the following:
- a CDS encoding zinc-binding alcohol dehydrogenase family protein — protein: MHAAVVHSFSAPPRYDTVPEPVATGEHEILVDVLAAGLHPRVRSAADGSHYTSDGTLPMVPGIDAVGRTPDGGLLYFVAADSAPGTMAERAVVDRRRAITLPPGTDPAAVAAAMNPGMSSWVALRRRVSFRPGGSVLVMGATGNAGQLAVRIARHLGAARVIGAGRDPERLALAESLGADEVVALDGDDKEVADRLGRAAADVDVVLDYLWGPPAVLAMTALLTARTGRSKALAWVQIGSMAGQDITLPSFLLRAGNLNILGSGQGSVTTAGILAELPSLAEEVASGALAADVLPMPLDQVERAWNTPVAPGRRVVLTP
- a CDS encoding MarR family transcriptional regulator translates to MTTESTPAGLTGGHPLDTVDALVQLSFLTQRVLTAVGGEHDLSVVQIRLLGILRDRQAGMLELGRHLGLDKSSMTGLVARAEKRGLVRRSPSPHDGRAVLVSLTPLGAELTARCADEIGRRVTELTAPLTDDERAALTRLAGTVVSGRPPEPAGCTG
- a CDS encoding LysR family transcriptional regulator, which gives rise to MLDMRRMQILRAVVTSGSVTAAAANLGYTPSAISQQVAALEREAAVPLLERAGRGVRPTEAGRLLSGYAAALGRTVAEAETALADLREGRTGRVAVRYFGTAGAPLMAPALARLRASHPGVRFDLRLIDPDDPLPEVRHGRADVAVVVRPPDGEPAGLTLLPLLDDPYRVALPAGHPLAGRSVLSLGDLADEPWVGSERASDPCLALVLDACAAAGFSPGFVVESGDYATALGFVAAGLGVALIPRLGLRGVPPGVVVREVRGPEPVRSICAAVRESMRVPPAVRALLDALAEAAGDLEPSAG